A segment of the Streptomyces sp. NBC_01235 genome:
GGGCGTGGCCGTGCTGGTGGGCAACGCCGTGGGACAGCGCCTCGGCATCGCCCCGCCGGTCGTCCTGCTCGTGACGGGTGTGCTCCTGGGGTTCGTCCCGGCGGTGCGGGAGGCACAACTGCCTCCAGAAGTCGTGCTGTTGCTCTTCCTTCCGGTCCTGCTGTACTGGGAGAGCCTGACCACCTCCCTGCGGGAGATCCGCGCCAACCTCCGCGGCATCCTGCAGCTGAGCACCGTACTCGTCATCCTCACGGCCTGGGCCGTCGCCGCGGCCGGGCACGCCCTCGGGCTGCCGTGGGGGCCGGCGTGGGTGCTCGGCGCGGCCATGGCGCCCACGGACGCGACTGCGGTCGGTGTCCTGGCCCGCGCCCTGCCGCGCCGCCAGGTCACCGTCCTGCGCGCGGAGAGCCTGGTCAACGACGGCACGGCCCTGGTCGTCTACGGTCTCGCCGTCGGCATCACGGTCGGCGGGGAACACCTGAGCGTCCCGCACGTCGGCGGACTGTTCCTGCTCGCCTACGGTGGCGGAGCCGCGGTAGGCGTGGCGGTCGCGTGGGTCAACATGAACCTGCGGCGCCGCCTGACCGATCCCCTGCTGGGCAACCTGGTCATGATCCTGGCGCCCTTCACCGCCTACCTGCTCGCCGAACTCATCGAAGCCTCCGGTGTCCTCGCGGTGGTCGTCAGCGGCATGATCATGTCCCAGGTCGCCCCGCGCATCATCCAGGCCGAACACCGCACGCAGGCACTGGCGTTCTGGCCACTGGCCACCTTCATCATCAATGGGGCGCTGTTCGTGCTGGTGG
Coding sequences within it:
- a CDS encoding Na+/H+ antiporter, whose product is MLGLELVVVLGVAVLVGNAVGQRLGIAPPVVLLVTGVLLGFVPAVREAQLPPEVVLLLFLPVLLYWESLTTSLREIRANLRGILQLSTVLVILTAWAVAAAGHALGLPWGPAWVLGAAMAPTDATAVGVLARALPRRQVTVLRAESLVNDGTALVVYGLAVGITVGGEHLSVPHVGGLFLLAYGGGAAVGVAVAWVNMNLRRRLTDPLLGNLVMILAPFTAYLLAELIEASGVLAVVVSGMIMSQVAPRIIQAEHRTQALAFWPLATFIINGALFVLVGVELQYAVRDLGRADLPGALIAVGVICVVLVAVRFAFLYASTYLVRALDRRPQQRVLRVGHRTRVVSGLAGFRGAVSLAMVLSVPQTLDSGEPFPDRSFIVFVTSGVILVTLVVQGLLLPVAVRWAKLPPDTTVDDEHDLAETTAIEEAIKAIPRLAAGLESDPKIVEWLRQEYEAHLASVRARSAGAHDDPAVLQHQDYLALRLALIANKRATVVRLRDERRIDDTVLRRQQAALDSEEIRLSGGAAVE